From a single Flavobacterium sp. genomic region:
- a CDS encoding lmo0937 family membrane protein has product MSNLLYTVAVVLVILWALGFFVYSAGNIIHILLVIAIIAILFRLIKGREI; this is encoded by the coding sequence ATGTCAAATTTATTATACACCGTGGCAGTTGTGCTTGTTATTCTTTGGGCATTAGGTTTTTTTGTTTACAGTGCGGGTAATATTATCCACATTTTATTAGTAATCGCAATAATTGCAATATTATTTAGATTAATCAAAGGGAGAGAAATATAA
- a CDS encoding YtxH domain-containing protein — protein MKNTDVVIGVLSGLAIGAILGVLFAPDKGSNTRRKIAQKGTDLKDNLKGSFTDFIASVEDQYSNFTSNAEEVIEEGKSKLERMSNEITR, from the coding sequence ATGAAAAATACAGACGTGGTTATAGGAGTGTTAAGTGGATTAGCAATTGGTGCAATATTGGGTGTTTTATTTGCACCAGATAAAGGTAGCAATACAAGAAGAAAAATTGCACAGAAAGGAACCGATTTAAAAGATAATTTAAAAGGAAGTTTTACTGACTTTATTGCTTCGGTGGAAGATCAATATTCCAATTTTACTTCCAACGCAGAAGAAGTTATTGAAGAAGGAAAATCGAAATTAGAACGAATGAGTAACGAAATTACAAGATAA
- the pyrF gene encoding orotidine-5'-phosphate decarboxylase, whose amino-acid sequence MTTQQLQDQIQAKKSFLCIGLDVDLNKIPEHLLQTEDPIFEFNKAIIDATHDLCVSYKPNIAFYEAYGIKGWQSLEKTIKYINSNYPEIFTIADAKRGDIGNTSSMYARAFFNDLDFDSVTVAPYMGKDSVEPFLAFEDKHTIMLALTSNEGAFDFQTQNVEGKELYKVVLETSKSWKNAHNLMYVVGATKAEYFTEIRKIVPDSFLLVPGVGAQGGSLAEVCKYGMSKNVGLLINSSRGIIYASNGTDFAAKAREEVLKLQLEMQSILG is encoded by the coding sequence TTGACAACACAACAACTTCAAGACCAAATTCAAGCTAAAAAATCATTTCTTTGTATTGGTTTGGATGTTGATTTGAATAAAATCCCAGAGCATTTATTACAAACCGAAGATCCAATTTTTGAATTCAATAAAGCAATTATCGATGCTACGCATGATTTGTGTGTTTCTTATAAACCCAATATAGCATTTTATGAAGCTTACGGTATAAAAGGTTGGCAATCATTAGAAAAAACAATCAAGTACATCAACTCCAACTATCCAGAAATTTTCACCATTGCCGATGCTAAACGAGGTGATATTGGTAACACATCGTCTATGTATGCCAGAGCTTTTTTCAATGATTTGGATTTTGATTCGGTAACCGTGGCGCCTTATATGGGAAAGGACTCGGTTGAACCTTTTTTAGCATTTGAAGATAAGCATACAATCATGCTTGCCTTAACATCCAATGAAGGCGCTTTTGATTTTCAAACGCAAAATGTAGAGGGAAAAGAATTGTACAAAGTTGTTTTGGAAACTTCAAAATCTTGGAAAAACGCACATAATTTAATGTATGTAGTTGGCGCAACAAAAGCCGAATATTTCACTGAAATTAGAAAAATAGTTCCTGATAGTTTCTTACTGGTTCCGGGTGTTGGCGCTCAGGGGGGAAGTTTAGCTGAGGTTTGTAAATACGGAATGAGTAAAAACGTAGGTTTGTTAATCAATTCTTCAAGAGGAATTATTTATGCTTCCAACGGAACAGATTTCGCAGCAAAGGCTAGGGAAGAAGTTTTGAAATTGCAATTAGAAATGCAATCTATTTTAGGGTAA